From Stigmatopora nigra isolate UIUO_SnigA chromosome 17, RoL_Snig_1.1, whole genome shotgun sequence, a single genomic window includes:
- the st8sia3 gene encoding alpha-N-acetylneuraminate alpha-2,8-sialyltransferase ST8SIA3 isoform X3, translating into MMRLASALGLVIFSSALLILSLICYVSIKKDFLLGASRYRPNGGPRMYMFHTGYRPRKPDLSSQMALKYLDPFFRTQTNAPIEDLKNSSKWRHNSTAFIQQRKEISQYINISRNFTLTRSVVRIGQLMHFDYSSHNGILTGSHCGEQIEKFDFVFRCNFAPTEVFKRDVGRRTNMTTFNPSILEKYYNNLLTVQDRNNFFLSLKKMDGAILWIPAFFFHTSATVTRPLVDFFVEHRDRLKVQLAWPGNIIRHINNYWKTKQLSPKRLSTGILMYTLASSMCDQIHLYGFWPFGWDPNTGKELPYHYYDRKGTKFSTQWQAIHQLPAEFKLLYKMHTEGLLKLSISHCA; encoded by the exons ATGATGCGCCTTGCTAGCGCTCTGGGGCTTGTGATATTCAGTTCCGCGCTGCTCATCCTGTCCCTCATCTGCTACGTGTCCATTAAGAAGGACTTCCTCCTCGGCGCTAGCAGATATAGACCCAACGGGGGACCGAGGATGTATATGTTCCACACTGGATATCG GCCTCGTAAACCTGACCTTAG CTCCCAAATGGCATTGAAGTATCTGGATCCTTTTTTCAGAACACAGACCAATGCTCCTATTGAGGACCTGAAGAATTCATCTAAATGGAGGCACAACAGCACAGCTTTTATCCAGCAGAG GAAGGAAATCTCCCAGTACATCAATATTTCTCGTAACTTCACATTAACACGCAGCGTAGTCCGCATTGGCCAGCTCATGCATTTTGACTACTCAAGTCACAA TGGAATCCTGACGGGATCTCATTGTGGTGAACAGATTGAAAAGTTTGACTTTGTCTTCCGCTGCAACTTTGCACCGACCGAGGTCTTTAAAAGAGATGTTGGGCGGCGCACCAACATGACGACCTTTAACCCAAGTATCTTGGAGAAATACTACAACAACCTATTAACGGTACAGGACAGAAATAACTTCTTCTTAAGCTTAAAGAAGATGGATGGTGCAATTCTGTGGATCCCAGCTTTCTTTTTCCACACATCAGCCACAGTGACCAGACCACTAGTGGACTTTTTTGTGGAACATCGCGACCGGCTGAAGGTCCAGTTGGCCTGGCCTGGAAATATCATCCGGCACATAAACAA CTACTGGAAAACCAAACAGCTTTCGCCAAAACGTCTGAGCACTGGCATCTTGATGTATACCTTGGCATCTTCTATGTGCGACCAAATCCACCTGTACGGATTTTGGCCATTTGGCTGGGACCCAAACACGGGGAAAGAGCTGCCTTATCACTACTACGACAGGAAAGGCACCAAATTCAGCACCCAATGGCAGGCGATTCATCAATTACCCGCTGAGTTCAAACTGCTCTACAAGATGCACACCGAGGGACTGCTGAAGCTCAGCATCTCCCATTGTGCTTAG
- the st8sia3 gene encoding alpha-N-acetylneuraminate alpha-2,8-sialyltransferase ST8SIA3 isoform X1, whose amino-acid sequence MMRLASALGLVIFSSALLILSLICYVSIKKDFLLGASRYRPNGGPRMYMFHTGYRPRKPDLSSQMALKYLDPFFRTQTNAPIEDLKNSSKWRHNSTAFIQQRKEISQYINISRNFTLTRSVVRIGQLMHFDYSSHKYVYSIGENFHSLLPKVSPILNKHYNVCAIVGNSGILTGSHCGEQIEKFDFVFRCNFAPTEVFKRDVGRRTNMTTFNPSILEKYYNNLLTVQDRNNFFLSLKKMDGAILWIPAFFFHTSATVTRPLVDFFVEHRDRLKVQLAWPGNIIRHINNYWKTKQLSPKRLSTGILMYTLASSMCDQIHLYGFWPFGWDPNTGKELPYHYYDRKGTKFSTQWQAIHQLPAEFKLLYKMHTEGLLKLSISHCA is encoded by the exons ATGATGCGCCTTGCTAGCGCTCTGGGGCTTGTGATATTCAGTTCCGCGCTGCTCATCCTGTCCCTCATCTGCTACGTGTCCATTAAGAAGGACTTCCTCCTCGGCGCTAGCAGATATAGACCCAACGGGGGACCGAGGATGTATATGTTCCACACTGGATATCG GCCTCGTAAACCTGACCTTAG CTCCCAAATGGCATTGAAGTATCTGGATCCTTTTTTCAGAACACAGACCAATGCTCCTATTGAGGACCTGAAGAATTCATCTAAATGGAGGCACAACAGCACAGCTTTTATCCAGCAGAG GAAGGAAATCTCCCAGTACATCAATATTTCTCGTAACTTCACATTAACACGCAGCGTAGTCCGCATTGGCCAGCTCATGCATTTTGACTACTCAAGTCACAAGTACGTCTACTCCATCGGCGAGAACTTTCACTCCCTTCTCCCCAAAGTCTCGCCAATTCTTAATAAGCACTACAACGTCTGTGCGATTGTTGGCAACAGTGGAATCCTGACGGGATCTCATTGTGGTGAACAGATTGAAAAGTTTGACTTTGTCTTCCGCTGCAACTTTGCACCGACCGAGGTCTTTAAAAGAGATGTTGGGCGGCGCACCAACATGACGACCTTTAACCCAAGTATCTTGGAGAAATACTACAACAACCTATTAACGGTACAGGACAGAAATAACTTCTTCTTAAGCTTAAAGAAGATGGATGGTGCAATTCTGTGGATCCCAGCTTTCTTTTTCCACACATCAGCCACAGTGACCAGACCACTAGTGGACTTTTTTGTGGAACATCGCGACCGGCTGAAGGTCCAGTTGGCCTGGCCTGGAAATATCATCCGGCACATAAACAA CTACTGGAAAACCAAACAGCTTTCGCCAAAACGTCTGAGCACTGGCATCTTGATGTATACCTTGGCATCTTCTATGTGCGACCAAATCCACCTGTACGGATTTTGGCCATTTGGCTGGGACCCAAACACGGGGAAAGAGCTGCCTTATCACTACTACGACAGGAAAGGCACCAAATTCAGCACCCAATGGCAGGCGATTCATCAATTACCCGCTGAGTTCAAACTGCTCTACAAGATGCACACCGAGGGACTGCTGAAGCTCAGCATCTCCCATTGTGCTTAG
- the st8sia3 gene encoding alpha-N-acetylneuraminate alpha-2,8-sialyltransferase ST8SIA3 isoform X2 gives MMRLASALGLVIFSSALLILSLICYVSIKKDFLLGASRYRPNGGPRMYMFHTGYRSQMALKYLDPFFRTQTNAPIEDLKNSSKWRHNSTAFIQQRKEISQYINISRNFTLTRSVVRIGQLMHFDYSSHKYVYSIGENFHSLLPKVSPILNKHYNVCAIVGNSGILTGSHCGEQIEKFDFVFRCNFAPTEVFKRDVGRRTNMTTFNPSILEKYYNNLLTVQDRNNFFLSLKKMDGAILWIPAFFFHTSATVTRPLVDFFVEHRDRLKVQLAWPGNIIRHINNYWKTKQLSPKRLSTGILMYTLASSMCDQIHLYGFWPFGWDPNTGKELPYHYYDRKGTKFSTQWQAIHQLPAEFKLLYKMHTEGLLKLSISHCA, from the exons ATGATGCGCCTTGCTAGCGCTCTGGGGCTTGTGATATTCAGTTCCGCGCTGCTCATCCTGTCCCTCATCTGCTACGTGTCCATTAAGAAGGACTTCCTCCTCGGCGCTAGCAGATATAGACCCAACGGGGGACCGAGGATGTATATGTTCCACACTGGATATCG CTCCCAAATGGCATTGAAGTATCTGGATCCTTTTTTCAGAACACAGACCAATGCTCCTATTGAGGACCTGAAGAATTCATCTAAATGGAGGCACAACAGCACAGCTTTTATCCAGCAGAG GAAGGAAATCTCCCAGTACATCAATATTTCTCGTAACTTCACATTAACACGCAGCGTAGTCCGCATTGGCCAGCTCATGCATTTTGACTACTCAAGTCACAAGTACGTCTACTCCATCGGCGAGAACTTTCACTCCCTTCTCCCCAAAGTCTCGCCAATTCTTAATAAGCACTACAACGTCTGTGCGATTGTTGGCAACAGTGGAATCCTGACGGGATCTCATTGTGGTGAACAGATTGAAAAGTTTGACTTTGTCTTCCGCTGCAACTTTGCACCGACCGAGGTCTTTAAAAGAGATGTTGGGCGGCGCACCAACATGACGACCTTTAACCCAAGTATCTTGGAGAAATACTACAACAACCTATTAACGGTACAGGACAGAAATAACTTCTTCTTAAGCTTAAAGAAGATGGATGGTGCAATTCTGTGGATCCCAGCTTTCTTTTTCCACACATCAGCCACAGTGACCAGACCACTAGTGGACTTTTTTGTGGAACATCGCGACCGGCTGAAGGTCCAGTTGGCCTGGCCTGGAAATATCATCCGGCACATAAACAA CTACTGGAAAACCAAACAGCTTTCGCCAAAACGTCTGAGCACTGGCATCTTGATGTATACCTTGGCATCTTCTATGTGCGACCAAATCCACCTGTACGGATTTTGGCCATTTGGCTGGGACCCAAACACGGGGAAAGAGCTGCCTTATCACTACTACGACAGGAAAGGCACCAAATTCAGCACCCAATGGCAGGCGATTCATCAATTACCCGCTGAGTTCAAACTGCTCTACAAGATGCACACCGAGGGACTGCTGAAGCTCAGCATCTCCCATTGTGCTTAG